Genomic window (Pyrus communis chromosome 13, drPyrComm1.1, whole genome shotgun sequence):
GTCAACTTTGTGTGTGGCTGAGTTATTGATGGGGTCCTGTCATTATTCAGTCTTCGAATTGGTAATGTGGTTTTCTTTTACCAAAACCAAAAGTTACTCTGACCAATGTCAGATAGACAATTTATAGCATTTGAAGTCATCTTTTATGTTTGAGTTTATATCACAAATCATCCTTGAAATTGATTCATACtatgaaaataatttctaaaattgaaaatcgatcaatgtaatttttaaaaataggtGTTACAAATCAATGTGGTTCTTCGAtcacaattttttcaaaaattatgttatgtgctgatgtaagagtttttatcacaaatggtccctgaaattgaaaattaatcaacGTTGttcctgaaaataggtgttgcaaatcaatgtggtcgtTCCATCAAaactctataaaaaattatgttaagtgttgatgtggatttaataattattaaaaaagtcgtcaaaatacctttttgcacaaCGAGATGATCTCAAGCTAGAGTTTTCCATTCTCCGTGTCACCAAGATCATCAGAAGAACGCCcaacaagctctccaagattaaaGTTGTGAGGCTGTCAATCGCCCAAATGTTGACGGTGGAGTCATAAAAGTCGTCACCAATACAAGCCGTCACCAAATGTGGTCTCAATCCGAGTCAAATTCGATGAAGGGCGTCGAAGAATGTAAAGATGAGTGtcttgagaatatttttttCAGAGAAGAGACGATGTAGGCTACCATAGATGGAGGTAAAGGAGTATGGTTTTGGATCGAAGGTGATTGGGGGACCGAGTTTCTGAgttgacaacttttttaattaattattaaattatcaggcctatttcttatttattttttatttacttagACTTGTGGGTTCATTTATGTGTCATAACAGTACATAAcaaacattttgacaaaattacaATGGAATGATTGCTTTTATTTGAGACATTTATTttaggactacattgattgtttttcaatttatggaaccatcttgatggtgtggatCAATTTCAAAGGCCATTTgtgatatttaaaaataaaaaaaagacttgTGGgatccatttatgtgccacatcagcatataacaaaatttttgaTAGCATTGTGACAGAAGAACTACATTAatttgtgacacctattttcaaggactacattaattgattttcaatttcaaggactatcTTGATAGTgtgagtcaatttcaaggatcattGGTGATATAAACCCTTTATATTTATCAAATGGAGATCGAAAACCGGTTTTACATCATAcaagagtttttttatttttattttttggacaaacaatattatctacgctAAGGGAGAGGGGGTaggctaaacctcacaatgggttagcaataatgtgattcaaattcgcctttggcgagaattaaacctaagacctcacttacaagtgaagagaaatactactagactatagtactaagtggcacaTCGTACAAGAGTTTGGTATGCATGGGAGAAAATTTCATAGACACACTACACATCTTATTTAATCCTGTCAACTATTTTCGTTTTATTAATTCAATTTAATGaccttaaacaaaaaaaaatacatgaaaaagggTAGAATTTTTTTCCCTCTAAATTTCCCTCCTCTCTAGGCCCTTCATATTGAACAATCACGATTAAAACACGTTGACATCTTGTGTTGACATCTTTTTAAAGAGAGAAAGACATAGGAAAGtgagggaggaggagagaggtGGGAAGAGAATCTTGCTCCCTGTCAAAAAGGAAATTTGGACCCCATCTAGAATTATAGCCACTACTTTAtatttatgataattataaccaaaactTGATGTGAAAATACTAATATACCCTTAAACGAGGCTTTgcagggtaaaaaaaaaagagcaaaatTCGATGAGAACAATGTCGCTTTGATTCACAATGACTTTCCTTACTAGGAAGGTGGGAAGGATTGTCTTACTCAGATGCCAAAATTCTGATTGATGATTAATTAGCTGTATTTAACATGCCCTAATCCAAATCATGATTGAAGCAAAGCACATGTCCGTTAATGGTAAGCACAAGTTACACAACCAATAAAGAATGCTTGGAATGTATCAATATGTTTCAGTTGCTACACTACCGAATCAAGGGTCTCCATCTTCACAAACTCAAGTTGCACACTCGAAAAATCAGGAGAaacaagaaaaacgaaaatCTGTTTCGTTCGAAACACTCACAAGCTCAGAAAAAAGCTAAACTATTCATTACTCAGATGCCAAGGTTTTCCCATTTTCGAGgtgattttttgatttttttttttttatcactttcTTGTTGTAAGAATTCGGAATTCTGTGAGTTGAAGCGGTATGTCTGGTTGCAGCTGAGGAGCGAGGGCTCGAAGGAGAATGGAGAAGGTGTTGGAAGAGGCAGAGAGGAAGAGGAACGCTCCGGTGGAGATTGGCATTAATGGTGGAAATGGCGGTAAGGATGTCTATTTATTAAGCTCTGCTGCTCTGATATCCAAGATCAAAATCACACAACGTCAAATGGATATAGTACAGAAAGGAACACAATTTCACTTCTTTATGGGCGTTTCAGCGAAAACATAGAAATAAAGAATCAGGATCGAAGGAACCTAACTATCATACGGACAATCGAATTAGGATCCAATTCGAGATGGAAAGAGGACgactttgtttctttttcaggAAGAAATAACATACCAGACAATATTTCTTGATATTTCTTCTGTTCTCTGGCCCCTCTCTATTTGTTCCCATCCAAATGGACTTAAACCAACCAATCAATCcaatgaatgaattgaagatatGAAGCTGTAAGACCAAACAATTCTGTGTAGCAGCTTTTTAAGCTCTAATCGACAATTAGAAAATCGTCAcatgatgcgaaaattacttaacacacaaattaaaccctcttgttgacaattgtagtggatatgtaagtagggatcattcttaaaccggggattaggagggattgctaaacactctaaactgactcaaaatcgtaaaaacaaagtttaaacactaaactagactcaaagaatgcaaaactaaactataaaacaccaaaacaaaccaaaagactcaaaacagcaaacaaacactcaaaactgccttaaaaacactttctgggcagttttgaacactatactcaaatctggacgaaattaagttatcacttgactcaaaacacttaaaaacatcaactaacttgatttctaactaatctaacactttaaattaatgggggaattggttttgacgaaaattaagtaaattaagacaaggacaaagaaaacagattttttagactaaattaggtgaattgatgaatgatgggctaactagagggtttttctccacacatgacacacttgcattcaaattgatttccaattgtttctttcaataaatcatgaaactcaataccccaagttaaccgtgaacaacacttttttaactttcaagttttccttaagttattgaattggacgggaatgcgcatacaacaactcaaaacattctctaaaagtcccttacgtgaaaaacacaataaaggtacaatcaaagatcattaagtttcatgaaaactataagtattgacgaggcaattgttactatgaaaagcatgaaacttttgccaagaattcacttaacgcgatcgtcgaTAAACGACCTTTACTACTAGCAAATATAAGgttataactattaggtgaaattcccttatattttagcttcaaatccctgcatgaaaaactaagtggtcaccttaatcaacacacaagaatgagttatcaatcaaacagttaaacaaattgaattcacaacttatgaaataacaattggatgtaatcaattcatcttgcaagcataatcatagtattgaatagccccctagccaaaaggcttagttcctcatgttcacaaaacaaaggaaaacagatttatacattgtaaatataagaaagagaacacctaaatactccaacgatccaatgttgaatagctagaatcttcaagcaatcttcttcctctcctttgctacggcacaagaggttctggtgagtttagggggttatggatgatgtagaatgatggatttaggtttgggatggatgtaggggacgacaagggttggttttgggcagaaaatatggataATGGTGAAGTATAGATGTATTagagggatgggatgattttctggcatgaatggtgaatgaatgccactttgtggctgcaacaaggatgtttatttatatgatttcaggaattaaaaccctaggttatttaggtaaacagaaattaagtcaaaagcttctagaaatagaaaatcaaatcagaaatttaaaggaaactaATTAAAAGTTGCAGCAATGgtataaaacacaaaaggaatgtgttttaatgcaaggaaataggaaagaaccatctcccttgcacggcaaggaagaggaaaggtcaaGGGAGGTGCAGCTGTGATATAGGAAAcatttaaatgtcctaaaactaaaggaaacaaggttcccttgcacggcaagggtttgtaagaaaatgaatgctttttatttctgaaattaggtaagaattttggaatagaaaagggtatgtgagttatggctgagcttggtatgaaaaaggaatgtgtttaaatggtttaaaacaggaaatAAGGcacttccttgcacggcaaggaagggaaacacaaaGGGGACACACGGCAATGACTTTAGGTTTGCAAGGGACATTGTTttatgacctagaataggtaggagcctttgatattgctgaaatatggagtccttaaagattaggaaagattaaaccaaaataggaaactttggcttaaccttcctacttcaagtaggaaacattctttgactaggattcctcatttgattaggaatcgtcttgtgattaggaatcctaactcaatttggtcttcaatttcgtccatttcttttgctccaaacataagttatccattccaaatccaattttgctccaaaatgctccattttgcttccttagccatatgaacctaaaaacacacaaaagaagcataaaggactaaaataactaaggaaacacaacgtaaatgcacaagaacaagccaattaagtcgcataaatatgctcctatcatcacACTTAGGGAGTACTATGCAATCATAAATTTTCGGTAAGTAAGAAGTCATGTGCAACCATTCAATTTTTCGGGAACAAAAGcaataaaccacataaaaagATGGGTTTAAGGTGTGCGACTCATGTACATAATGGTATATTCCTACAGAAAATCTAAACCCCTATCATAGatagaaataagaatgaaaagaaaacaaatcagtGTGGAATCAAGTAGAGTAGAATTTCAGTAATACTTAGGGCCACTTCGATAACTATTTCGTGCTTAGGTTTTGGTTTTTCACTTTTTGTGCTTGAGATACGGAAAAAGTACGTGGAAAAACGGAGATGAAGAAGGGTGATGGAGAGAGGGGAAGAAATaaggaagaatgaatgaaaacaaaatcttgaaagtGAAACCaacttaaaatatattttagtttttagttttcatgttgTGTTCCTTTCCCTGAACATTTCTTCTACATCTCTCCCACCTTCCTTCATCTGTTCTTCTGTCATCCTTCATTTCCCCTACATATTTCCTCACTATCACGAAAACAAGAATTTAAAaccaacaaaagaacaaaatggttatcGAACGGAAACGGCATTGGAATTGAAAGCAGTGCAGGGTGCagggacacacacacacacatttatgAACTGAAAGCAAACAATGAAACAAACCTGCGAGTAATGCAGGTGCTTAAATTAACAGCAGTGAAGGAGGGAACCGTGCATACATGAACTTGTGCTTACAACAAATTTTCTGCCATCATTTTCCCTCAAATTGAAAGCCAAGTTCCTGAAGACTTAATTTCCCTCGAAAGATATCCAAAAGTTGAGGCACGCTTCCTTGATAGCGAGTCACAAACTTACTTATAAAGCAACTATCAATGGTAATCAACAATGATGATATGGAATACTTTTTCTTCAGCAAGCCCTTCACCAACAGGACTCTAATGACAGAACACCTTGGAATGATCCTCCGCTCCAGACTAAGTGATAGAAAGTCGGGATATCTGGCGAGATATGCAGGCTGCCAACCCATCTTGTTTACAAGAAAAtccattttacttcttatatTCTTCTCTGACAGACACATACAAGTGGGTTTTTTTCTAAAAGCCAACAGGATCTCCTCTTCAGTCCAGCCACAGCTCTTGTAAACCTCCAATTTGTGCACCCATGTCGATTTGGTGATTGTCGCAATCACGTGGAGTCCATTGACAAATGTTAACGTCTTAGGCGTGAATCCCATACCGACGACCTTCTCCACATCTTTGTTAAAGTCATCAGGTTTTTGACACACTGACTCCGGGGTGACAGCTCAGTAATACAGAGATAGAGGGTTGCGGCACTTCAAGTGCTCTCAGAACTGAGAGATTTTGAGCAATATTACTTTGCACCCTATCACTCAAAACTCCCCACGAACGTGTTATAAGGTTCACAACTTTTTCATCACTGAGGAGTTCCTTTTTGAAGAGATTAAAACCAGGAACTAGAGCATTCTTCAAGCTGGCAGTCAAGAAAATAGGATTCCTACAGATGGCGAGAGCAATGCTCGTGCCTGAAGGCCTAGAGAACGCAAAAACTCAAGTTTCGGCAAAAGGATCTTCTCAGGGTCGGCTAAAAGCAGCCTTGGGACTTTACTAACAAGTTTGGAGATTTCGGAATCAGCGAATCCATGGTCTCTGAGAAGACCAAGGACAGAATCTGGTCTCTCTGTGGTTTCGAAGCTTACTTTCTTAGACAATGTAAGAGCCTTTTCTGCGGAAAATCCACATGAATTAACGAGATACGACACTGTAATAGAGCCTTCACATTCTTGTGCTTCATCTAATCCAGATTCTAACAACGGTTCTGATGATAATGATCTGCTAAAATGTGGTGgactgaaaagaaaaacaaacaacaacacCAAAAGGGTAATTCAGAATTCACACATTTCTGCAATTTAAGACGACGAATTCTAGGGTTTTACATTAGAAACCAAGCAATCAATTATTCAATCAAACAATCATAACCGCAGGAAGCAATGAAAAGCAAAAGCTGCGGTGGGAATTGAAACTTACTGGAGAGAAGCAGCATAGCGAAGCAACTGCCAAGCTCTTACAAAATTTGAAGCTTCTGAAGCTGCAGCTGCAATTTTATTCATTCTTCAGTACTTCCCAACGACAGTCTCCTCACCGTTACTCCTCCTATTACATCTTCATTAATCATTAGGGTGTTTGCGCAGGTCACCGCAGTCACTACACCCGGTACAAAACGCACCGTTTCGTCTTCTTTTGGTTCTTTTAAGGAGACTAAGGAGGAATTCACCTGGTTGTAATTATCATCAGCTGTCGTTATGTTACCCCGTTGTGTCATTGTTATTATAAAATGATGACAAACAAATGTCAAATAAACTATCATTCATGCTAATTCTCCTTttttaagtgaaattttttaGCCACTTATTATTACGATCAAATGAAATTCTTCTTtaattgtaagtgagagatcttatgttcgattctctcTAATGgagaatttaaaccacattattgctaactcactCCCCTCCCCctaagtgtagataatattgtttgtttaaaacaaaacaaaaaattgaaactttttaaatatACTATCAGCTCATGTACTTTCTCAATGTCGGATTTGGCTACAGTACAAGCATTAACTTAATGCATTCACCATACGATAATGaactattaatttatttgatacattagAATGACTAAATAGTCtccgtttcaaatttgtaaggatgatcttgAAATAGAGATTAAGAAATAAAACAGTTCAACTATGAAATTTTTACACTGAAGATACGTTATTTGCAAGTAGAAAAATGAGCTCGTCGTCTAAGGTATGAAaggattattaaaaaataatgctAATTCTTACATGTTTCTTAAGAAATTcaacaattcaattcaattcaattaattCTTACATGCTTATTCCTACATGTTTCTTGCACCCCCCCACCTTCTCTTTGTTGTCTACCCTTGTTGGCAGTGTTGCTCATGGACTGCCATGAGCTTCTTTCACTTGGTTGCAGGTTCACAGGTATCTGTAGCTAGGCTTGGAGTGAAGCTTGGAATTGGCTGCTGGTATCGGTGAGGCGAGGCTTTGTTTGGGGGGTGAATTTGGCTAGATCGACATGCACAGCTGCTGTTTTGGTGGTTGCAGCGGCGGTTATAGCGGAAGACGCAGCAACTCgggttgtttctttgttttctttgttttggtctCAACTTTTGGTTGGGcctttgttgtttgtttgtgttttttgttgttgggcCTCTgtgttgtaatgtttgttgttGGTAATGCATGTTACATTTgctccaataaaaaaaaaaagcaaactaAATTCACCCAAAAGATGGCAAAGTAAAGCAGAAGTGGAATTTTTTACCTTATTACTATACTAATCATATTATCAACCGtattcaaggttctaaaagacattaAACGCTAGTCAGACAATAGACTAAAGCCTAGCGCTTAAACGGACTAGGCAGGTTTAAGTATATTTATCATTTATCATATAATAAATGTCTATTAGCATTTAAAATATGAATATCCgtgtaaaaattttgaattctatGTTGGTTTTGTAACAATTTAAAAGCCCACAAAGTTTAACATACAATTATAAccaattttgaattaaaaaaaaattcaaaaaatagaaAGTTGGCCCTTATACGCtagctttaaaaaaaatggagttttaacaaaacacgtactgttcacttttaacgaaagatcacatttttattttttcctggtactattcactacacctttatttgtcatttttcattaaaactaaagtttttttttggacttttcattagttttccttaataaaAAAGGGTGTCACCATCTTAAACAAAAAACCTGAAGGAAACAGCGAAACCCAAGAGACATAGCAGGTAGGCCGGGCGCGCGAGATGCAAAGAAGTTTCTTTCTCTATGAGTCATGATTGTCGCGACAAGTTTTTTCCCATGCCTTCGAGGCCACCTAGCCCGCCTAGATGGGTGCCTAGCCCTTCCAAACGGATGCCTAATGCCGCCCAATAGTCTTTTGGATTTAGTAAACGATTTTAGGCTAATCCGGGTGGACCATCGCCGCCTAGACCGTTTTTAGAATATTTACTGTACCTTACCAATTTTGTGCCAACTTTTTGTATCAACCGGCAATGGTCCTATACTTGTACTATACCAAATATAATTTGTATAGTAATGGTATCCAAAACCAATAGCATACAGTACCAAAATGATTAtatatttgtaaaataaaactatttttaAGCCTTTAGATTACATGACAtccttatttattaaatggcaTGAATGCTCATGTGAATTTTTactaatattaaagataaaataaaactaaaaaaaataaaaccgtaAAATCTGAAaggaaattaaatatataattaaaagggAAGAAACATTATACGCGTGGAAACCAGAAAGAAGTAAAACTCCATTAATTCATAGCCTCCACCGTCCTCTTTGCCAATGAGGTGTGCAACTTCCTTGCCTTGGATTGATACGAAATTATGATGCCCTCTACAACGAATCAAACTATTAGTCTTTTAAGTCCTTAGTAGGTTAGCaaagcaaaaccctaaaccctatattACTGTTCATATCTGTAAATTTAGTTTTGCAAAATCTTGGTAGTTGTGTCAGTTCAGTTTTCGAATCAAACAAACTATCTTAATCCTTGTTTACGCAAGGTATTACCTATGCctggtattttttttcttttaataaaaattatgttgttttgttattattaggttttattttataaaatgaaagaagagaTTTCATCCATGCATTGTATATCTCATCAGCAAAGAAGAGATacgataattttttttattagggttcAATGTCTGATTATTTGTTTTCACGACAGCTAGGGTGTGAATCCAAATCTTgatcgaaatgggaatggaagcactaattttcagttttaaattatcttctttttttaattttccaaattttatgttttttcagttttattttatctttaatattagcTAAAATCCGCATAAACATTCatgtcatttaatgaataaataaaaacccttGGATGTCATGTAATTTAAAGGTTTAAAATTAATGTAACAGTATATGTAAAATCCTATTTCATATATATAAGGACCCTTATTGTGTATATAAATTTGGATAAATTACagaaaactaccttaactatacATCGAATTACAATCttatacctcatgttttaaaaattacatgacatacctcatcttacgaatttattGCAATGTCAGAccataatcaattttttttatcaatttctctgttaaatgctgatgtgatTTGAGATGAGGCATACTCCTTAGTCCAATtagattaaaaatttaattaaatattaaaaattaaaaattaaaccatttaattatttttattttaaaaacgtGGGTCCTACCCCCCAAAACCCATCATTCTTCCCCAGTACATCGACGACATCCCATTTCCGGGCACCCAACCTCCACCTCGACCTCCTCTGCCACTCCTTCGACTCCCCCTCCCTCTATTGGTCTCCTCCCCTTCCTTCCACCTCCACATCAACCCTTTCTCTTCTGGAAGAAACACGGCTCCAAGAACTCTCCACTAGCGAAGATAGTGGGTTTCTGTGGTTTTCTGAGTAGCCAAACAAAATTCGAGGCAAAATTGGAAAATGGGTTTTAATCCAGGAAGGCGACATCAAATTGACCCGATCGACGGCGATGGTAGTGACGACTTGGTGGACAGTGTCGACGTCCTGGTAGAAGCCGGGGATGGAGGCCTTGCCCAATGAAATCTCGAGGTACATGATGGTGAACCTGGACTTGCGGTACTTGATCCCGACCTTGTTGGGGTTAGCAGCTGAGAAGAGTATGTAAATGCTGAGGGAGGGGGAGGCAAAGGTATGATGACGAGCACGAGGGTGTGCTAGGAATGAGAAGAGTAAGAAGAGGCGGCAATAACAGCCTTGAAGGAAGCGGAAAAAGAGGAGTATGATGACGTCATTGGGTAGTACTGGTGGTGGTTGCTGCTGTTCTGGGGGTTTGAGGAGGAGGACGACGGCGGCAGGACGCAGGCGTACTGGGGAAGCAGGGTGCCCAGAGATGGGGGGAGTCGAAGGACTCGCGGAGGAGGCAGGTGGTGAGGTTGGGTGCCTGAAGATGGGATGTCGTCAGTGTAATGGGGAAGAATGATGGGTTTGTGGGGCTGGGTCTtaccttttttttaaataaaaatatttaaatgatttaatttttaatttttaattaattttttaatctagtTGGGTTATGAAGTAGGCCTCGTCTCAAGTTATATCAgcatttaattgaaaaatttACAGAAAAACTAATAGAGATCTGACATTACAACAAATTCTAAGATGATATatgatattataatttttaaaacatgaggtataaAATTGTAGTTCAACCCATAGTTGGGTAGTTTTGTATAACTTATCCTATAAATTTATATACAATTAAttacatatgtataatgtactcGTTGCCTTAAGGTATGGTcttcttttaataattttaatctaacaaatttgTATTAATAACTAAAAAAGTTTGACATAATATATAATTGAAGGAGAAAAGAAGGTCAATTTATATGTAATCTTGTGGCAATATCAATTggactaaaaagaaaaattagatattggttttaaaaaaaaagtcaattacCAAAGTGGTATACCATACCATACCAACCAAATCATTTGTCATATTACAATTTGGTATATCGAAAGTTTGGCACGACAATGATAATAGATTTTGAGATACCAAAAGTTTGGTAATGGTAATTGGTACAAATATTTTGATACTATAATCGTATCAAACTCAATCCTAAATTATAGAGGACAAAGAGCCTCACAAACACTCCTATTGAGTGTGATCTCAAGCCCAACCAACAAAACTTGTATCCATCAAAACCAAAAATCACTCGTTGAGCCTAAATGAGCACTACTCGCACCTATACAGCACAACCGTCAAATCCACCACATCTAGCCGTGGAAAAAATTCTGAACATGGGAGGAGCTAGTGTAAGAGAACTCATTCTCCATCAATCTAACTATGCAGACGTGGAGATGAGCTAGGTGAAATTCATTTTCCATCGATCTAATTGTTGGAATTGTGCCCTAAAAGTCAATCATGAGAcaatactttacggacatttcacgtAAGAGTGATTTgctctcgagtcattggtgcaAAAGACAACAAGGCAAGTAAGCAAGTGCTCAATAGAGAGTAAGTTCACCGAACACAATCAATTAGGAGTTATCATACTCATGTCATATAACAACTCACTAGTTAGATAAAGTATTTCTTTGACTTGAGACACCACAGTTGTTTTGTGGATATGTCTTTGATCATTTGATGATGTGTCATAACTTCATGATTTGCTTACCGCATTGTTGGGATCACTGATTTTTCATAGAGGCAATATGAGTGCacaacaaggaatctctaaccttcaaactatTGATGGAGAATATTCATGATATGATTCAAGAGTCTCTGGCTAGTAATCGTAAAAACTAGAGAATT
Coding sequences:
- the LOC137712185 gene encoding transcription termination factor MTEF1, chloroplastic-like — translated: MNKIAAAASEASNFVRAWQLLRYAASLHPPHFSRSLSSEPLLESGLDEAQECEGSITVSYLVNSCGFSAEKALTLSKKVSFETTERPDSVLGLLRDHGFADSEISKLVSKVPRLLLADPEKILLPKLEFLRSLGLQARALLSPSVGTVTPESVCQKPDDFNKDVEKVVGMGFTPKTLTFVNGLHVIATITKSTWVHKLEVYKSCGWTEEEILLAFRKKPTCMCLSEKNIRSKMDFLVNKMGWQPAYLARYPDFLSLSLERRIIPRCSVIRVLLVKGLLKKKYSISSLLITIDSCFISKFVTRYQGSVPQLLDIFRGKLSLQELGFQFEGK